Below is a window of Sulfitobacter sp. BSw21498 DNA.
CCCCTATGACATCCCTTTTTCAGATCCTGATGCTCGTGCTGAACATCGTTTGGTTCATCATCATCGCGCATGTCATCATGAGCTGGCTGATTAATTTTCAAGTCTTAAACCTTCGTCAACCTTTGGTGGCGCAAGTTTGGGACGGGCTCAATCGCTTGCTGGAGCCTGTCTATAGCCGCGTCCGCAGCATTCTGCCGCAGATGGGCGGGCTTGACCTCGCGCCGTTGGTCGTCCTGATCGCGGTCGCTGTTCTGCGTATCCTGCTTATCAACAACGCTGCAATGTTCTACTAATCGGGCATCTTCTGGGGCCTTGGCCCTGCCGGACGCACGGGCAGGGATTGTCCCCCGCCCGCGACTATGAGATTCTGCATGCTGCAGGTTAGATACAGTTGGGTTTTTCATGTCAGGCGCTGCCACGCTACTTCGTGATGTCTTTGGGTTCGACGGGTTCCGTCCTGGTCAACAAGAGATCGTAGAGGCCGTTACCGCCGGTGAAAACACGCTGGCGATCATGCCCACCGGGGGCGGTAAGTCCCTGTGTTTCCAGATGCCTGCGTTGCTGCGGGATGGGGTGACGGTCGTTATATCTCCGCTTATTGCGTTGATGCGTGATCAGGTCCGCGCCTTGCAAGAGCTTGGCGTGGGGGCCGGGGCGCTGACCTCGGGTAACACGCCCGAAGAAACCGATGCCGTGTGGGAAGGGCTCGAAGCGGGCACGCTCAAGCTATTGTATATGGCACCCGAACGGCTCGCCGCGGGGTCAGTCACCGGCATGTTAAAGCGTGTCGGCGTGTCATTGATCGCTGTGGATGAGGCGCATTGCGTCAGCCAGTGGGGCCATGATTTTCGCCCTGACTATTTGCGCATTGGTGAATTGCGACGCACGCTGGATGTGCCTCTGGCCGCCTTTACCGCGACGGCAGATGCCGAAACTCAAGCCGAGATCATCCAGAAGCTTTTTGACGGAGCCCCGCCACGCGCCTTCCTGCGCGGGTTCGACCGTCCCAATATCCATCTGGCTTTTGCTGCCAAAAACGGACCGCGCGCGCAGATTTTGAACTTTGCCAGCGCGCGTAAGGGGCAGTCTGGCATCGTCTATTGCGGCACCCGTGCGAAAACCGAAGGGCTTGCCAAAGCGCTGCGCGATGACGGGCATCTGGCTCTGCATTATCACGGCGGGATGGAAGCAGACGACCGCCGCACGGCAGAACGCCGCTTCCAACAAGAAGACGGGCTGATCGTCGTGGCGACCGTGGCCTTTGGCATGGGGATCGACAAACCGGACATTCGGTGGGTCGCCCATGCCGATCTGCCCAAATCCATTGAAGCTTACTATCAGGAAATCGGACGCGCGGGCCGCGACGGTGCCCCGGCTGAAACGCTTACGCTGTTTGGTCCCGATGACATCCGTTTGCGGCGCAGCCAAATTGACGAAGGGCTGGCCCCGCCCGAACGACGCGCGGCGGATCATGCCCGATTGAACGCCCTACTGGGGCTTGCCGAGGCGCTGGAATGTCGCCGCCTGAACCTGCTTAAATATTTTGACGAAAGCGACGTGAGTTGCGAAAATTGTGACCTCTGCGACTCGCCTGTGGAGGTGTTCGACGGCACCACGGCGGTACGCAAGGCGCTGTCGGCGATGCTGCGCACCGAGGAATGGTTCGGCGCGGGTCATTTGATCGACATCCTGCTTGGCAATGAAACTGACAAGATCCGCGAGCGCGGGCATAGCGACCTGCCGACGTATGGGGTGGGAAAGGAATATGACAAACGCGAATGGCAGGCCGTGTTCAGGCAGATGATGGGCCACGATCTCGTGCGCCCTGACGCTGCGCGCCACGGTGCGTTGCGGATGACCGATGCCGCGCTGCCCATTCTACGCGGCGAGGCGTCTATCTCTCTGCGCCGCGACAGTATTCGTGCCGCCGCAGCGCAGCGCCGCCCCGCGGTAAAAGCAATGGTCAGCGACGAAGATGCGCCGCTGCTGTCGGCGCTCAAGGCCAAACGTCGGGGGCTCGCAGAGGCCGCGAAAGTGCCCGCATACATCATTTTCAATGACCGCACGCTGATCGAGATGGCCGAGAAACGGCCAGCGACATTGGACGCGATGGCGCGTATCGGCGGTGTTGGGGCGAAAAAGCTCGAGAACTTCGGCGATGCGTTTCTAGAGGTGATCAACGGCGCTGCGGCCGAAATGCACCCGACACGCCGCAAGCTGGCAGGGCGGGCCGCGGGGTCCGTCTTTGATCAGCTGCAAGAAGTCCAAACCACGCTGTCACGGGGCGCGGACGGCGGCGAAAAACCCCTGAGCTGCTCGACGTCGTTACTGGCGAAAGTGGCGCAACTTCATGCGCCGAACCTCGATGCAATAGAGCGTATCCTGGGCGAGAAACGAACCGAAAGGTTTGGCCCCGCATTTCTGGACGTCCTGCAGCAAGCGGGCTAGCTCTTGCCGCGACCAAATAAGGAAGACCTATGCTGACCGTCATTTCGCCTGCCAAGAAAATGGACTGGACCCCCCGCACCGTCGAGATGACGGCGCCCGATTTGCACGATGATGCCGTGGCTTTGGTCAAGGTGGCCCGCGCGCTGAGCGTTGGTGATTTGCAATCATTGATGCACCTGAGCGAAAAACTGGCCCAGCTGAACCGCGATCGTTTTGCCTCGTTCGAGGAAAACCCCACCCTTGATACTGTGCGTCCCGCTGCATTTGCCTTTGCCGGCGACACCTACCAAGGGCTCGAGGCGACAAGTTTGGACCCCGATGAAGTGAGCTATGCGCAGGATCATCTGCGAATACTGTCGGGGCTTTATGGCGTACTGCGCCCCTTGGATGCAATTCAGGCCTACCGGCTTGAAATGGGCAGCCGGTTGAAGACGCCGCAGGGTAAATCGCTGTACGAATACTGGGGCGCGCGTTTGTCCGATGCGTTGAACCAGCAGGCAGAGCAGACCAACAGCAGGTTTCTGGTGAACTGCGCCAGTCAGGAATACTTTGGCGCGGTCGACCTGAAGGCGCTGGTCCCCGCTGTCGTGACGCCACAGTTCATGGAAGACAAATCTGACGGCAAAGGCCCGAAAATTGTCAGCTTCTACGCCAAGAAAGCGCGCGGCGCGATGGCGCGGTTCATTGTGCAGAACCGGCTTACCGACTCGGATGCGATCAAGGATTTTGATATCGGCGGGTATGCTTGGAAGCCAGATCTGTCTACGCCGGAAAAACCCGTATTTGTGCGTCCCTATCCCACCAGCTGACCCTCAAGCGGGAAGGCCGAGGTGGGGCAGTACCGTTCCAAAAGCGCCACGATTTCCGCCTTGCGCAACGGTTTGGTAAGGAAATGATCCAGACCGGCGGCTAGGATATTATCCTTCTCGTCCTGAATGACATGAGCAGTCAGAGCGACAATAGGACAGCTGTCGCGAGCCCCATTCTCCAAGGCGCGAATGGCTGCGGCGGCCTCTTTTCCGTTCATTTTCGGCATGGATATATCCATGAAGACCAGATCAGGCCGGAAGGATTGAAACAGGGTAACTGCATCCTCTCCATCGACGGCGAGCTGCAAGTCAATGTTCAGCCGTTGCAGCATCTTGCGCAGGACGAGGCGGTTGGTTTTATTATCTTCCGCGGCCAGAACACGCATCGGGCGGGTGCCGTTGGCCAAGGGGGGCGATTTTGTCATCTCTGCCAGCAGATCGGTGATGTTGATCGGATTTTTCATGATCCGGCGCAAACGCACGTCGCCCACATTTTCCCGGATTGAATCCGGGGCCTCGCTGTACAAAATCACGTCTGTTGCGGACAGACGCGCCTGAACCGCGCGCGCAAATTCAAATCCGTCCATATCGGGCAAGACCTGATCAACAAGAACCAGATCCACGCTGTCATCCAAGGTTACCAATCCGCAAGCGCCGGTGGCGCATGTGGTGACCCGTACCCCGATATGTTCCAGGTTGCGCTGGAGGATGGACCGGCAGATCGTTTCTGTTTCGACGATCAGAACGTGTCGCAGAAACGCAGGCGGCATCAGGGTCGGCGTCGGCGCGTCGACTTGCACTTTCAGGGGAAGTTCGAACCCGAAGCAGGACCCAACCTCTGGCTCGGACGTGACCCATATCTCGCCGTTCATCAACTGCACCAACCGTTGACAGATCGCCAGCCCCAGGCCGGCCCCTTCTGCAGTCGGGCTTGGCTCGCTGTTGGCTTGGGTGAATTCCCCCATAATATGATCGATGATATCAGGGGGGATGCCGATGCCTGTATCCTCGATAGAGACTTTTATCAGCACGTTGTCGGGTTCACTGTCTGGCAGGCCCGTGGCCCGAATGAGAATGTGCCCGTTTCGCGTAAACTTCACCGCATTTCCTACAAGATTGGTCAGCACCTGTCGAATGCGCCCGGCATCCCCGATCAATTTGCGTGGCAGAAAGAGGTCAAAATCCAAAGCGATATCAAGCCCCTTTTGAACCGCGAGCGGTTGCAACAGCAGCAATACCTCTTGGAAAATTCGTTCTAGATCAAAGGGGGCGGGATGGATGCTGAGCCGGTTTGCTTCGATCCGGGAAAAGTCCAACACGTCGTTGATAATAACCAATAGTGCTTCACCAGAGGTTTTAATCGTATCGACATACAACCGCTGGTCCTGCGTCAGCACGGTATCGCCAAGCACTTCTGTCATTCCGACGATCCCGTTCATCGGGGTGCGGATTTCATGGCTCATCTTGGCTAGAAACAAGGATTTCGCACTGTTGGCAGCTTCGGCAGTGGCACGGGCGTCGACCAGTTGCCGCTGATGCGCGACGCTGTCGGTGATATCGCGGGCCAGTGAAACGGTGTCGCCGCCTTTGCCGCGTTGATCGACGATTTTGATGTAAGTGCCGTTCCAGAGCCTTACGATGATCGGTTCCGGGGCCTTTTGCTGTGACCGCAGGATCATCTTGGCACGCCATTCCTCAGGCGTGTGTCGACCGATGTTAATGATACCCTCTTCGGTGAGGATGCGCAGGATGGTCAAATAGCTGACGCCGGGTCGGATAATATCGATACCGTCAAACACCGCGAGATAGGATCGGTTCGCCATGATCATCTCGCTGTGTCTGTTAAAAAAGGCAAAGCCGTCGTGGATGGTTTCAATCGAATGCCACAGGCGCCGTTCCGTCAGTTCAACCTGCTCCCGCGCAGCGCAAAGATCGGACATTACCCGTTGGTTTTTAAAACGGATACTTTCGACCTCCGCCCGCGTCTCGGAGATTTCTTCACTTACGCGTTGGGCGTGCTGATCAAGTTTTCGTTGGGCGGCACAAAGCTCCGCCTGCTTTCTTTCAAGCCTTGCTTCCGCCTGTTCGCGGCGGCGGCGTTCTTGCACAAGCCTATCTGACGTTTCCATCCAACACTCCGAATCCTCCTTGTCTGCACAGGAGAATGGAGCATTGCAGATGAATAACTGCTTAACCGGTTCACCGTTTTTCGCCCAGTAAACGCGATTTCGTGGTTAACGTTGTCCTTCGCGCAGCCATGCCGCAAGGATCAGGGCACTGCCAAGCAACAGAACAAGCCACGCCGGAAGGATCGGCATCTGGCGCACGTCCCGCGTTTCATAGGCATTCCGAGGTGTCAGCCCAATCCATCCGCGACCTGCAGCGGGGCGACCGACACGTACGTCGCGGATACGGGGCAGACCCTCTTCGATCCGCGCGACGCCGCCGCGTGCGGGGGCCAGTACGGGGGTCAGGGTTTCATCGCTCGCGATCGTTTCGTCAAACTCTTTCGGGGCGGCAGGGCCCAAGCCGATCACGGCACTTTGGTCGCCATTTTCAAGCCGGTAGAGCCCAATCTCGGGCCCATCGTAAACGCCTTCGAAAACGCCGGGTGATGTGGGTGTCAGGGCAAGCTGCGCGGTGCTGCCATCGGGATTGGTGATGGTGACAGATGGAATTTCATCGCCAAGGGTACGGCGGGTGATGCGCATGGTCTGGCCATCGGCGTTTGCGGTCAGCGCCTCTTCTTCCAGCTCTGGTTCTTTCATCATCCAGTGGGCCAGACGCCGCAGCAGTTCAAGCTGCGGCCCCCCGCCTTCATAGCCGCGGTTCCAAAGCCACGCATGATCCGATGCCATCAACGCAACGCGCCCTTCTTCGACCCGGTTCAGGATCAACAGCGGTCGGTCGCCTTCGCCCGTCATCACGACATCTCCCAAGGGGTCCGTCACGTCGATCTGCCGCAGCCAGCGGCCCCATGTGTCCTGTTCGGGCAAGCCGCTGGTGACCGGATGGCGGTGGCCCAGTTCAGAGACCAAAGGGCGGTACGGCTGTTCGATCACCCGCGCGGTAGGCGTGGCGGGCAGCACGTCTCCCAATGGGGACCGATAGATGCTGTCGGCACTGGCGAAATCCGCGCCGGCTGCGACCAGTACGGCCCCGCCGCCGCGCACATAATTCGCGACGTTTTCCAGGTACAGCGACGGTAGGATGCCGCGTCGTTTATAGCGGTCAAAGATAATCAGATCGAAATCTTCGATCTTTTCCATGAACAATTCGCGAGTGGGAAAGGCGATCAGGGACAGTTCGTCCACCGGCACGCCATCCTGTTTTTCGGGCGGACGCAGGATCGTGAAGTGCACCAGATCGACAGAACTGTCGGATTTCAGCAGGTTGCGCCATGTGCGCCCGCCCTGGTGCGGTTCGCCGCTGACCAGCAGAACGCGCAGCCGATCCCGCACGCCGTTGATCTGGATCAGCGCAGCGTTGTTACGGTCGGTCAGCTCTCCTTTGGCTTCGGGCAGCGAAAACCGGATGACGTTGCGGCCGCTGTGGGGCAGGGTCACGGGCAATTCGAGGTCTTGGCCCACCGGCACGCGGAAGGTTTGCGGCGGCTCCCCGTCGACCGAGATTTCAAGCGGGGCCAGCGCGTCTTTTTGCGGGGCGGCACCAAGGTCGTCGATGCGCAGGGTCAAGATTACCGGTTCGCCGATGATGGCAAAGGCCGGGGCGTTGCGTACGGACAGGCGGCGATCCCAATCGCTTTGCTTTCCGGTCATCAGCAGGTGCATCGGCGCGGGCAGATCCACAGGTAGATCAGCGTCATGGATACGACCGTCGCTCAGTGCCAGAATCCCAGCGATACGGGCGCGCGGTTCTTCAGCCAGCACCTCTGATAGCGCAGTCATCAGCTGCGTACCGCTGTCCCCTTCGCCGTCCGGCACGGTCACGCGGCGCAGTTCGGTGTTGTCGCGGGTCGCGATCTGGGCGGCCAGCGTATCCGCGGCAGTGCTGGTTTGTGCGGGGCGATCCGCGAGTTTTTGACTGGCGCTTGCGTCTTCCAGCATCACGACAATATCCGTGAGCGGCGCACGATCTTCTTGTTGGACGGAGGGGCCGGCGAGGGCCGCAAGAATAACGGCCATCGCCGCCCCCCGTAGCGCCCAACCCTGCAACCCGCGCAGCACTGCCAAGACCACGGCGGCCAGCGCCAGCGCTGCAACCACCGCCAATAATGGCAAGGGGATTAGCGGATCGAATATAACGCTCGACGTCATTGGCCCAACCTGTCCAGCAGCGCAGGCACATGGACCTGATCGGATTTATAGTTACCGGTCAGCACATGCATGACCAGATTGACGCCAAAACGATATGCCAATTCGCGTTGACGTTCCCCCGCAAAGCCGCGCCCGATGGGTACCATCGGGGCACCGTTCGGCGACACGGCCCAAGCCGCGGCCCAATCGTTGCCGCCAATCACAACCGGGCTGACGCCATCGTTGAGATTGCGAAATGGCATTCCTTCTACCTGCTCTGCATCGGGGGCCGATGCCTCTACCCACAGATCGCGCCCGCTGTGCCGACCAGGAAAATCCTGCAGCAAATAGAAAGTGCGGGTCAGAACGTGATCCGCAGGCAGGGGTTCTAGCGGCGGGATGTCCAGCGGGGCGGCGAGGTCTTGCAGCTTGCGGCCATTGGGGCTTGCGGCACCGAACCCCGCGATATTCGCATCACGCGTGTCAAACAGGATCATCCCGCCGGACCGCAGATAGTTGTTCAGCTTGGTATAGGCAGCATCCGAAGGGCGGGGCTGCTCTGGCGTGATGGGCCAATAAAGCATGGGGAAGAACGCAAGCTCGTCCCGCTCCAGATTGACGCCGATGGGGTTGGCGGGTTCAACCGACGTGCGGAAATAGAGCGTATCCGACAGCCCACGCAATCCGGCATCCGACATCTCGTCGACCGACGCATTGCCGGTGACCACATAGGCCAGCGTCATCTCTGCCGTGGCGTTGAGGGCAAAGCTGTCGTCTGCCTGCGCATCAGCCTGCGTCGGCGCATAAATCAGCGCGGCAAGGATCAGCCCTGCGGCATTGCTGTGTTTCAGAAGCCGCCCAGACAGGGACAGCGACGCGACAACATCGGCCATCAACAGCAGAATCGACAGCGACAACAGCCATCCGGAAAGCGGCTGCTCATCTGCGACATCAAGCCCGCGCACTGGCACGTCCGCAGGCCACGTTGCAGGCCCGAGCGTGGTATCGGCCACCACCACGTTGCGCGCAATACGCCTGTCGCCAGAGGCATAGACCCCCGGCTGCAAATTCGGCCCTGCAGGGGCATCCGCCAGATCAGCGCCATCCACACCCGGCAGCGTGCCCGCGTCGGACAACGTGCCGAACCCGTCCATCACCCGCAGGGGTGTCCATGTCGTGCCCTTCAGGTCGGAGGTTTCGATACCTGCAGAGGATGAAGAAATTGCTAAACGCTCCATCATCTGCACAAATAATCCCGAAAGCGGCAGCGTTGACCATTCGGCTGTGGCGGTTACGTGAAACAAGATGATCTGCCCCTGACCCAGTTGCTTGCGCGTGACGAGCGGCGTGCCATCGCTGAGCGCCGCGATCACGCGGTCCGACAGGGTGGGATCGGGCTGTGCGACGACTTGGGCGGATACAGTCACATCCTCCGGTATTTCCAGCCCGAAAAACGGAGAGGTTTCGCGGAAAGCATCGAGTGTTTTAGGGGCTCCCCAGCTCATCGCGCCGCCAACGCTGCGGCCGCCAGACCGCAGGCGCACGGGCATCAGCGGGTCTTCGGTGTCGCGGCTGATATCGCTGGCGGCAATGCGTGGCCCGGCAAAACGGACCAACATCCCGCCCGCTTCGATCCAGTCGAGCAGCGGTGCCTGTTCTGCCTCGGACAGGGTCGCGATATCGGCCAGCACGATCACATCGGGGTTGGCGGGCAGCACATCGCCAAGCGCGCCGTCAATCAGATCGGCGGCGGGGGCCAAGGCTTGTTCGATATAATGTAGCGGCGACAGCAGCTCTAGCCCCTCGCGGTTCTCGCGTCCGGCAATCAGCCCGACCTCGCGCCGCCGCAACGCATCGTCCACAAGCGTTGTC
It encodes the following:
- the recQ gene encoding DNA helicase RecQ; translated protein: MSGAATLLRDVFGFDGFRPGQQEIVEAVTAGENTLAIMPTGGGKSLCFQMPALLRDGVTVVISPLIALMRDQVRALQELGVGAGALTSGNTPEETDAVWEGLEAGTLKLLYMAPERLAAGSVTGMLKRVGVSLIAVDEAHCVSQWGHDFRPDYLRIGELRRTLDVPLAAFTATADAETQAEIIQKLFDGAPPRAFLRGFDRPNIHLAFAAKNGPRAQILNFASARKGQSGIVYCGTRAKTEGLAKALRDDGHLALHYHGGMEADDRRTAERRFQQEDGLIVVATVAFGMGIDKPDIRWVAHADLPKSIEAYYQEIGRAGRDGAPAETLTLFGPDDIRLRRSQIDEGLAPPERRAADHARLNALLGLAEALECRRLNLLKYFDESDVSCENCDLCDSPVEVFDGTTAVRKALSAMLRTEEWFGAGHLIDILLGNETDKIRERGHSDLPTYGVGKEYDKREWQAVFRQMMGHDLVRPDAARHGALRMTDAALPILRGEASISLRRDSIRAAAAQRRPAVKAMVSDEDAPLLSALKAKRRGLAEAAKVPAYIIFNDRTLIEMAEKRPATLDAMARIGGVGAKKLENFGDAFLEVINGAAAEMHPTRRKLAGRAAGSVFDQLQEVQTTLSRGADGGEKPLSCSTSLLAKVAQLHAPNLDAIERILGEKRTERFGPAFLDVLQQAG
- a CDS encoding DUF4159 domain-containing protein, giving the protein MTVFGGIGFTAPWMLLALLALPILWLILRAVPPAPIRRRFPGVALLLGLSDAESVSDRTPWWLLLLRMLAVAALIIGLAGPILNPQEEQTQGTGPLLIVVDGSWAGATRWPQQSEALEAQLTRAARAGRTVGFLTLTRPEQPAFQSADAGRSRLAGFKPAPWQPAPTDIDRAIEITSTLSGFDTIWFSDGLAYDGRDAMLGALQDQGSVEVYQTGADVLAMAPATYEDGAITLTVKRALPTAERAVTINAQGRDPAGNMRTLASVPATFEAGSTQATAALSLPAELRARITRFDIAGQRSAGATTLVDDALRRREVGLIAGRENREGLELLSPLHYIEQALAPAADLIDGALGDVLPANPDVIVLADIATLSEAEQAPLLDWIEAGGMLVRFAGPRIAASDISRDTEDPLMPVRLRSGGRSVGGAMSWGAPKTLDAFRETSPFFGLEIPEDVTVSAQVVAQPDPTLSDRVIAALSDGTPLVTRKQLGQGQIILFHVTATAEWSTLPLSGLFVQMMERLAISSSSAGIETSDLKGTTWTPLRVMDGFGTLSDAGTLPGVDGADLADAPAGPNLQPGVYASGDRRIARNVVVADTTLGPATWPADVPVRGLDVADEQPLSGWLLSLSILLLMADVVASLSLSGRLLKHSNAAGLILAALIYAPTQADAQADDSFALNATAEMTLAYVVTGNASVDEMSDAGLRGLSDTLYFRTSVEPANPIGVNLERDELAFFPMLYWPITPEQPRPSDAAYTKLNNYLRSGGMILFDTRDANIAGFGAASPNGRKLQDLAAPLDIPPLEPLPADHVLTRTFYLLQDFPGRHSGRDLWVEASAPDAEQVEGMPFRNLNDGVSPVVIGGNDWAAAWAVSPNGAPMVPIGRGFAGERQRELAYRFGVNLVMHVLTGNYKSDQVHVPALLDRLGQ
- a CDS encoding response regulator encodes the protein MANRSYLAVFDGIDIIRPGVSYLTILRILTEEGIINIGRHTPEEWRAKMILRSQQKAPEPIIVRLWNGTYIKIVDQRGKGGDTVSLARDITDSVAHQRQLVDARATAEAANSAKSLFLAKMSHEIRTPMNGIVGMTEVLGDTVLTQDQRLYVDTIKTSGEALLVIINDVLDFSRIEANRLSIHPAPFDLERIFQEVLLLLQPLAVQKGLDIALDFDLFLPRKLIGDAGRIRQVLTNLVGNAVKFTRNGHILIRATGLPDSEPDNVLIKVSIEDTGIGIPPDIIDHIMGEFTQANSEPSPTAEGAGLGLAICQRLVQLMNGEIWVTSEPEVGSCFGFELPLKVQVDAPTPTLMPPAFLRHVLIVETETICRSILQRNLEHIGVRVTTCATGACGLVTLDDSVDLVLVDQVLPDMDGFEFARAVQARLSATDVILYSEAPDSIRENVGDVRLRRIMKNPINITDLLAEMTKSPPLANGTRPMRVLAAEDNKTNRLVLRKMLQRLNIDLQLAVDGEDAVTLFQSFRPDLVFMDISMPKMNGKEAAAAIRALENGARDSCPIVALTAHVIQDEKDNILAAGLDHFLTKPLRKAEIVALLERYCPTSAFPLEGQLVG
- the yaaA gene encoding peroxide stress protein YaaA, which translates into the protein MLTVISPAKKMDWTPRTVEMTAPDLHDDAVALVKVARALSVGDLQSLMHLSEKLAQLNRDRFASFEENPTLDTVRPAAFAFAGDTYQGLEATSLDPDEVSYAQDHLRILSGLYGVLRPLDAIQAYRLEMGSRLKTPQGKSLYEYWGARLSDALNQQAEQTNSRFLVNCASQEYFGAVDLKALVPAVVTPQFMEDKSDGKGPKIVSFYAKKARGAMARFIVQNRLTDSDAIKDFDIGGYAWKPDLSTPEKPVFVRPYPTS
- a CDS encoding YggT family protein, with the protein product MTSLFQILMLVLNIVWFIIIAHVIMSWLINFQVLNLRQPLVAQVWDGLNRLLEPVYSRVRSILPQMGGLDLAPLVVLIAVAVLRILLINNAAMFY